The following are encoded together in the Drosophila sechellia strain sech25 chromosome 3R, ASM438219v1, whole genome shotgun sequence genome:
- the LOC6606799 gene encoding mucin-5AC isoform X1, giving the protein MERRRFNMSSMSPMADSTRIDASLISNRPAATFLRGLSPKSNTSLNGTRTPERALMNRSVSSSSSMSRQKLNRSQVDPRTFADVHSSGLTSRIVALSERSGLQRSMSASNLYNPMTQPRRAPGSPLPYKSRAPTLSITQIAPPERSFYSGNTLSSLLRSNSLVGLVQKTSEQEQLSRENRPILHPPHPQHESEPTRSVLEELKEISRKRINTGDTQHAQDNTKRSCQRSFDFVDHHRHQQQIHHLQQQQNQSFKRQRELTVSVPLRHHSTSLSAAPPALQHMHSNGNISPTQSPEQVAKRRNCSYSNDIASSLSSSFRHSNKRKLLDMRERFQHSKNDTLASGGSSPENSPENVAKIQRKVDAEAVSKSVSMPVVAVSAVPPSRAISAPAIQKVVPLVTEKPKLTLFNARQSETQVEQPRHDLSSPEVDAGEYAGIQFVKPKQQNSMLAAKNPSLERTHKTKLAIMLSGLKGELYQGEPDELDAPAPKSAASPATLPTPIKPIIIAPVTTSTTAVISTATISTAPSKPVILSNQVIKPADVPKTISTGSVPKLVLGKPAPPAKTEQTPPKPIDKVPAGQADIPAKFELSTKPVTPATSAQPLISFGTPKSTAAPSFSFGTATNTSSSTTTNTTNTTTSKPIFSFGQTPANGPTVGGLSVFKTDTPATTSVSTTNPGTPVTSTITFGVTPPKTTTTVAPTTTVSLSFGQPNSATLVATSKSTTTATMPSFEAANTAVKPMFSFGKSNNLSSGTPTNKGSDAAAAKPALFSFGGTTTQPAAAAAAPTPVFGSLSKPLAGGFASPGANKSETTKPGIFGNLDNGLGNVMKPPANVAATTAAELPKPFGFAATTTAAGGGSTATNLFAFGGTATSKAAEPAPASQKNLFGQNATTTTPFAFGGAAAAIAGKSENKDNKPFAFGGGDNNAVAKPSGVFSFGGTDKSAPPAFGSGTTSVTSATATPTNNTFGFGTAQKPATPMFGSGSTQQSSTPAVAATKPFTFGGRAPQAPTTPSASPASGGFSFSAVAAKNTTAPTAETNMFGSPASASKSSFNFGGNTATQAPAAGSPAGGFSFAAAIKKEDPASTNMFGSPNTGVVKPNFGFSSTNPTPAPTFGGFGAPAAAAPTATSTNQSKPFAFGASTPAAAPSAAPLGGNLFANAVSSTQNQTKPPGVFSFGTAKSTAGTTAGNAPFSFGGASAGGIASPPSNQGLNTAKPFSFGGAGGTPAPNVFGSPAPAPPVSNPAGGFNFGGASPAQQANAGNMFAPPTPEGRPIRKATRRLQK; this is encoded by the exons ATGGAGCGTCGTCGCTTTAACATGAGCAGCATGTCACCCATGGCGGATTCCACGCGGATCGACGCGTCGCTGAT AAGCAATCGTCCGGCGGCCACTTTCCTGAGGGGACTGAGTCCCAAGTCGAATACCTCGCTCAATGGCACACGCACTCCGGAGCGGGCCTTGATGAATCGCTCTGTCTCATCGTCCAGCTCCATGTCGCGACAGAAACTGAACCGCAGTCAGGTCGATCCCAG AACATTTGCTGATGTGCACAGCAGCGGACTGACATCCCGGATCGTGGCCTTAAGCGAACGCAGTGGTCTGCAGCGCAGCATGTCCGCCAGCAATCTGTACAATCCCATGACGCAGCCGCGCAGAGCGCCCGGTTCCCCGTTGCCCTACAAGTCAAGGGCGCCGACACTTTCGATCACGCAGATTGCACCACCGGAGCGCAGCTTTTATTCCGGCAACACGCTGTCAAGCCTGTTGCGATCCAACTCCTTGGTAGGGTTAGTGCAAAAAACCAGCGAACAGGAGCAGCTTTCGAGAGAGAATCGACCCATATTGCACCCACCTCATCCACAGCATGAGAGCGAGCCAACTAGAAGCGTGCTGGAGGAGCTTAAGGAGATCTCCCGAAAGCGCATCAACACTGGA GATACGCAACATGCTCAAGACAACACGAAAAGGAGTTGCCAGCGAAGCTTTGACTTTGTGGACCATCACCGTCATCAACAGCAAATACATCAtttgcagcaacagcaaaatcAGTCCTTTAAAAGGCAACGAGAGCTGACGGTATCGGTTCCGCTTAGGCATCATTCGACATCTTTGtcggctgctcctcctgcatTGCAGCATATGCACTCGAATGGAAACATCTCCCCAACTCAATCTCCGGAGCAGGTGGCCAAACGGCGCAATTGTAGCTACAGCAACGACATCGCTTCCTCGCTGAGTTCCAGTTTCCGTCACAGCAACAAGAGGAAGCTGTTGGACATGCGAGAAAGGTTTCAGCACAGCAAAAACGACACACTAGCTAGTGGAGGAAGCTCGCCTGAGAACTCGCCCGAAAATGTGGCCAAAATTCAACGTAAAGTTGATGCAGAAGCTGTTAGCAAATCAGTGAGCATGCCCGTCGTTGCTGTGTCGGCAGTTCCTCCTTCACGAGCCATTTCGGCACCTGCGATTCAAAAGGTAGTTCCGCTGGTGACGGAAAAACCTAAGCTTACACTCTTCAATGCGCGACAATCTGAAACGCAAGTGGAACAGCCGCGGCACGATTTGAGTAGCCCGGAAGTAGATGCCGGCGAATATGCAGGCATTCAGTTCGTAAAGCCTAAGCAGCAGAATTCCATGCTGGCCGCCAAGAATCCTAGCTTAGAACGCACTCACAAGACCAAACTAGCCATTATGCTAAGTGGATTGAAGGGCGAACTGTACCAAGGTGAGCCGGACGAACTAGACGCCCCAGCGCCAAAGTCAGCGGCATCGCCTGCAACGCTTCCTACTCCCATCAAGCCCATCATCATAGCTCCTGTAACCACATCCACAACGGCCGTTATTTCCACCGCAACCATATCAACTGCGCCCAGCAAGCCGGTAATACTAAGTAACCAGGTTATAAAGCCGGCAGATGTGCCAAAAACGATTAGCACTGGCTCAGTGCCCAAACTTGTGCTTGGTAAGCCTGCTCCGCCCGCTAAAACGGAACAAACACCACCAAAACCCATCGACAAGGTCCCGGCAGGACAAGCAGATATCCCAGCCAAGTTTGAGCTATCAACCAAACCCGTCACTCCAGCAACATCAGCTCAACCACTAATCAGTTTTGGCACACCTAAATCCACAGCCGCACCATCATTCTCATTTGGAACTGCAACCAATACCTCTAGTAGCACTACTACCAATACTACCAATACTACCACATCAAAGCCCATATTCTCGTTCGGACAAACGCCTGCTAATGGTCCAACAGTAGGCGGCCTTTCTGTATTCAAAACTGACACACCAGCAACAACTTCGGTTAGCACAACTAATCCTGGGACACCGGTTACATCTACAATTACTTTCGGAGTGACACCACCCAAAACGACGACTACAGTTGCTCCGACTACAACTGTTTCGCTAAGTTTCGGCCAGCCGAATTCAGCAACTTTAGTCGCCACCAGTAAGAGCACCACAACAGCCACGATGCCATCATTTGAAGCAGCAAACACAGCGGTGAAACCGATGTTTTCCTTTGGTAAATCGAACAATTTGAGTTCAGGAACTCCGACAAACAAAGGGAGCGATGCAGCTGCCGCCAAGCCCGCTCTATTCAGTTTTGGAGGTACCACCACTCagccagctgcagctgcagctgcaccGACACCGGTATTCGGAAGTCTATCAAAACCCCTAGCCGGAGGTTTTGCATCGCCCGGGGCTAACAAATCTGAGACAACTAAGCCTGGCATCTTTGGCAATTTGGACAACGGACTTGGAAACGTAATGAAGCCACCAGCTAATGTAGCAGCCACAACCGCCGCCGAGCTTCCCAAGCCATTTGGCTTCGCAGCTACAACAACCGCTGCTGGCGGAGGATCAACTGCCACAAATCTCTTTGCATTTGGAGGGACGGCCACTTCAAAGGCAGCGGAACCAGCTCCAGCTAGCCAAAAAAACCTTTTTGGACAAAATGCAACCACAACTACGCCCTTTGCAttcggaggagcagcagcagccatcgcaggtaaaagtgaaaataaggACAACAAACCATTTGCATTTGGCGGAGGTGACAACAACGCGGTAGCCAAGCCAAGTGGAGTATTCAGCTTTGGTGGCACGGACAAGAGTGCACCACCAGCCTTCGGCAGCGGAACAACATCGGTAACATCTGCCACAGCAACACCGACAAACAACACCTTTGGGTTTGGCACGGCTCAGAAGCCTGCAACACCCATGTTCGGAAGTGGATCAACGCAACAGTCTTCGACACCGGCAGTGGCAGCCACTAAACCTTTTACATTTGGTGGTAGGGCTCCGCAGGCTCCTACTACACCGTCAGCATCTCCAGCTTCTGGAGGATTCTCGTTTTCCGCTGTTGCGGCCAAAAATACTACGGCGCCAACAGCAGAAACAAATATGTTTGGCAGCCCCGCCAGCGCCAGCAAGTCAAGCTTTAACTTTGGAGGAAACACCGCCACCCAGGCGCCGGCAGCAGGATCACCAGCTGGTGGCTTTTCATTCGCCGCGGCCATTAAGAAGGAAGATCCTGCAAGCACCAATATGTTTGGAAGCCCCAACACCGGAGTGGTGAAGCCTAACTTTGGCTTTTCAAGCACCAATCCAACTCCAGCGCCTACCTTTGGCGGATTCGGTGCTCCAGCAGCGGCTGCACCAACAGCAACTTCAACTAATCAGAGCAAGCCCTTTGCATTTGGGGCTAGCACTCCGGCTGCTGCCCCCAGCGCAGCGCCCTTGGGCGGCAATCTGTTTGCCAACGCAGTGTCTTCTACCCAAAACCAAACGAAGCCGCCAGGAGTCTTCTCATTTGGTACGGCTAAGAGCACCGCCGGCACCACAGCCGGCAATGCCCCCTTCTCGTTTGGAGGCGCATCTGCTGGCGGCATCGCCTCGCCGCCCAGCAATCAGGGCTTAAATACCGCAAAGCCATTCAGCTTTGGTGGCGCTGGTGGCACTCCAGCCCCGAATGTCTTTGGGAGCCCAGCCCCTGCTCCGCCAGTAAGCAATCCAGCCGGGGGGTTCAACTTCGGCGGCGCTAGTCCGGCCCAGCAGGCGAATGCCGGCAACATGTTTGCCCCTCCCACACCGGAGGGTCGTCCGATACGAAAGGCCACTAGGCGGCTGCAGAAATAA
- the LOC6606800 gene encoding transcription factor Ouib translates to MALQCRTCGSIIYNKMPKNLFHIENEKMLQDINLVTGTTLHNDPELPSSICACCTLDLNQAILFRERCILTQEQLVHQRKSPEAKEPAEDVEEMASPPDCLDDPFGEVDEYIVESPEEVLDRDDSDAHLDEDHYIDSVEDVDALQDMAEGQLKVAEEDSQDVESLVSSVQKELESIYNDDSNSDNNEVLQAQNDSYFHETINECELSSNPNTPLPELKSAADRSTKPTTTKPKRKKQYVTWKNMTEEQIIERKRLQRKRECVCEQCGRQFTDQSNFKLHMLRHTGNKNFACQQCGKRFYTDHLMTLHQRIIHQGEKPYDCRFCTMSFHNSNTRLIHERTHTNAKPYSCHHCDKCFKSASGRKRHELIHTGVRAFACTICKQSFQRNTHLKAHLRSKFHTAKARTMGAEVLQL, encoded by the exons ATGGCGCTCCAGTGCCGGACCTGCGGCAGCATCATCTACAACAAAATGCCCAAGAATCTCTTTCATATTGAGAACGAGAAGATGCTGCAAGACATAAATCTTGTCACTGGCACAACG CTCCACAACGATCCAGAGCTGCCGAGCAGCATATGCGCCTGCTGCACGCTCGACTTGAACCAAGCGATTTTGTTCCGGGAGCGGTGCATCCTAACTCAGGAGCAGCTCGTCCATCAGCGTAAATCTCCCGAAGCGAAGGAACCGGCTGAAGATGTTGAGGAGATGGCATCACCGCCGGATTGTCTGGACGATCCTTTCGGGGAAGTCGATGAATACATTGTGGAATCCCCAGAAGAAGTTTTGGATCGTGATGATAGTGATGCGCATCTGGATGAGGATCATTATATTGATTCTGTTGAAGATGTTGATGCACTTCAAGATATGGCAGAAGGTCAGCTAAAAGTAGCCGAAGAGGATTCTCAAGATGTCGAATCTCTTGTCTCAAGTGTACAGAAAGAACTTGAGAGCATTTACAACGACGACAGCAACTCGGATAACAACGAGGTTTTGCAGGCCCAAAACGATTCCTATTTCCATGAAACTATAAACGAATGTGAATTATCCTCGAACCCAAACACACCGCTGCCCGAATTGAAGAGTGCAGCTGATCGGTCGACGAAGCCAACGACCACGAAACCCAAGCGGAAAAAACAGTACGTTACGTGGAAAAACATGACCGAGGAGCAGATCATAGAACGCAAGAGACTGCAGCGTAAACGCGAGTGTGTTTGCGAACAGTGCGGTCGGCAATTCACCGACCAGAGCAATTTCAAGCTGCACATGCTGCGGCACACGGGCAATAAGAACTTCGCCTGCCAGCAGTGTGGCAAGCGGTTCTACACCGACCATCTCATGACGCTGCACCAACGAATCATTCACCAGGGCGAAAAGCCATACGACTGCCGCTTTTGCACCATGTCTTTTCACAATAGCAACACTCGCCTCATCCACGAAAG GACTCACACCAATGCGAAGCCCTACAGCTGTCATCATTGCGATAAATGTTTTAAGTCAGCTTCGGGACGTAAGCGGCACGAGCTAATCCATACGGGAGTGCGAGCATTTGC CTGCACCATCTGCAAACAATCCTTCCAGCGCAACACTCACTTAAAGGCCCATCTGCGATCCAAGTTTCACACTGCAAAAGCGAGAACCATGGGTGCGGAGGTACTACAATTATAA
- the LOC6606802 gene encoding transcription factor Ouib, with product MPEYMLCRICLTEDINSEAMAPLFDDNDAQCRELVRKIEEVGSIKLVPLQNIPSMLCYNCVERLTSAHKFRELCQESERTFATNVVKAEMKSEPTDEVSHVVADNIEYIYESANDFIDGVEEDIGMENIMEEPLEDVVAETSQAYESSTVGDDLDEDDLLVPNSTDSDYQPIERYRKTKVRKTRMAKRGRGRPRGASSGHPRSLREERPPVQASCKSSPEVSSTNIMCEICGNIYSKRAALNIHMRRHMAEKPFKCEICSKSFAGPSELNRHIRVHTGEKPFLCKYCNRSFADRSSNIRHERTHTNERPFTCSTCGKAFSYSNVLKNHMLTHTGEKPFLCRVCNKTFSRKHQLDQHLGTMTHQQTVIHHKNERMGRY from the exons ATGCCCGAGTACATGTTGTGCAGAATCTGCTTGACAGAGGACATCAACTCGGAGGCGATGGCGCCCTTGTTCGATGACAACGACGCCCAGTGCCGGGAGCTGGTGCGCAAGATCGAAGAAGTGGGCAGCATAAAG CTGGTGCCGCTGCAGAACATCCCCAGCATGTTATGCTACAACTGCGTGGAGCGGCTAACCAGTGCCCACAAGTTCCGGGAGCTTTGCCAGGAGAGCGAGCGCACATTTGCCACCAATGTAGTCAAG GCCGAGATGAAGTCGGAGCCAACGGACGAGGTGTCGCACGTAGTGGCGGACAACATCGAGTACATCTACGAATCGGCCAACGACTTCATCGACGGTGTCGAGGAAGACATCGGAATGGAGAACATCATGGAGGAGCCCCTGGAGGATGTTGTCGCGGAAACGTCGCAGGCTTACGAGTCTAGCACTGTGGGGGACGACCTGGATGAGGATGACCTGCTGGTGCCGAATAGCACCGATAGCGACTACCAGCCCATCGAGCGCTACCGCAAAACAAAGGTTCGGAAAACGCGGATGGCTAAACGTGGACGTGGCCGACCCCGCGGTGCTAGCTCCGGACACCCACGCAGTTTAAGAGAGGAGCGTCCGCCTGTTCAAGCGAGCTGCAAATCCTCTCCCGAAGTATCCTCCACGAACATTATGTGCGAAATCTGCGGAAATATCTACTCCAAGCGAGCCGCTCTCAACATTCATATGCGTCGTCATATGGCGGAGAAACCATTTAAATGCGA AATATGCAGCAAATCTTTCGCGGGTCCATCCGAGTTGAATCGCCATATCCGCGTGCACACGGGCGAGAAACCATTCTTGTGTAAATACTGCAACCGCTCGTTTGCGGATCGCAGCTCCAATATTCGTCATGAAAG AACCCACACAAACGAGCGACCTTTCACTTGCTCCACATGCGGCAAGGCATTCTCCTACTCTAACGTGCTTAAAAACCATATGCTCACCCACACGGGAGAGAAGCCTTTTCT CTGTCGAGTGTGCAATAAGACCTTTTCCCGCAAGCACCAGTTGGATCAGCATTTGGGCACCATGACCCACCAACAGACTGTAATACACCACAAAAACGAACGGATGGGGCGCTATTAG
- the LOC6606801 gene encoding transcription factor Ouib: MRILNCRICSRSDAPIDLFGPGNGHLVRQIHSITGVELSYNKEISGQMCTTCLDNLQAAIKFRQRCIIAEKQNLERIECGSKDCSTDPIIYEDIDDNQIESELDESILMPEDKDLPMPSAENVSAPASLNHRKTIEGGTGPYVCPECGRIVNNKSNFQEHMLRHRGIKNFHCDFLNCERSFATRKELTTHTRTHTGEQPYVCVYCPRRFSSSGARQEHHRRHRNERRYDCDTCEKSFVSSGCLRKHKMTHVDTRKQYCYVCQKHFKRISHLRKHLSSNIHKRKEESSCLSSHYTN, from the exons ATGCGAATTCTGAACTGCCGCATTTGCTCTAGATCAGATGCCCCAATAGACCTTTTTGGTCCAGGAAACGGTCATCTAGTTCGTCAAATTCACTCCATTACTGGAGTGGAG CTAAGCTACAATAAAGAAATATCCGGCCAAATGTGCACGACTTGCCTGGACAATCTGCAGGCAGCCATTAAGTTCCGCCAGCGCTGCATCATTGCCGAGAAACAGAATCTGGAAAGGATTGAGTGCGGCAGCAAGGATTGCTCCACAGATCCAATAATATACGAAGACATCGATGATAACCAAATTGAGAGTGAGTTGGACGAGTCCATTCTAATGCCTGAAGACAAAGATCTTCCAATGCCAAGTGCTGAAAACGTCTCAGCACCGGCTAGTTTGAACCATCGAAAGACAATTGAAGGAGGTACTGGTCCATATGTATGCCCTGAGTGCGGAAGGATCGTCAACAACAAGTCAAACTTTCAGGAGCACATGCTCCGGCACAGGGGCATCAAGAATTTCCACTGtgatttttt GAATTGTGAAAGGAGCTTTGCAACTCGAAAGGAACTGACTACCCATACGCGTACCCACACGGGCGAGCAGCCATACGTGTGCGTCTACTGTCCACGTCGGTTCTCCTCTTCAGGCGCTCGCCAGGAGCACCATCGCCGCCATCGGAACGAACGCCGCTACGATTGCGACACGTGCGAAAAGAGTTTTGTGAGCTCCGGATGTCTCAGGAAGCACAAGATGACCCATGTGGACACGCGGAAGCAATA CTGCTACGTTTGTCAGAAGCACTTCAAACGGATCTCCCATTTGAGGAAACACCTGTCCAGCAATATTCATAAACGCAAAGAAGAGAGCAGCTGTCTATCTAGTCATTACACTAATTAG
- the LOC6606799 gene encoding mucin-5AC isoform X2 — translation MERRRFNMSSMSPMADSTRIDASLINRPAATFLRGLSPKSNTSLNGTRTPERALMNRSVSSSSSMSRQKLNRSQVDPRTFADVHSSGLTSRIVALSERSGLQRSMSASNLYNPMTQPRRAPGSPLPYKSRAPTLSITQIAPPERSFYSGNTLSSLLRSNSLVGLVQKTSEQEQLSRENRPILHPPHPQHESEPTRSVLEELKEISRKRINTGDTQHAQDNTKRSCQRSFDFVDHHRHQQQIHHLQQQQNQSFKRQRELTVSVPLRHHSTSLSAAPPALQHMHSNGNISPTQSPEQVAKRRNCSYSNDIASSLSSSFRHSNKRKLLDMRERFQHSKNDTLASGGSSPENSPENVAKIQRKVDAEAVSKSVSMPVVAVSAVPPSRAISAPAIQKVVPLVTEKPKLTLFNARQSETQVEQPRHDLSSPEVDAGEYAGIQFVKPKQQNSMLAAKNPSLERTHKTKLAIMLSGLKGELYQGEPDELDAPAPKSAASPATLPTPIKPIIIAPVTTSTTAVISTATISTAPSKPVILSNQVIKPADVPKTISTGSVPKLVLGKPAPPAKTEQTPPKPIDKVPAGQADIPAKFELSTKPVTPATSAQPLISFGTPKSTAAPSFSFGTATNTSSSTTTNTTNTTTSKPIFSFGQTPANGPTVGGLSVFKTDTPATTSVSTTNPGTPVTSTITFGVTPPKTTTTVAPTTTVSLSFGQPNSATLVATSKSTTTATMPSFEAANTAVKPMFSFGKSNNLSSGTPTNKGSDAAAAKPALFSFGGTTTQPAAAAAAPTPVFGSLSKPLAGGFASPGANKSETTKPGIFGNLDNGLGNVMKPPANVAATTAAELPKPFGFAATTTAAGGGSTATNLFAFGGTATSKAAEPAPASQKNLFGQNATTTTPFAFGGAAAAIAGKSENKDNKPFAFGGGDNNAVAKPSGVFSFGGTDKSAPPAFGSGTTSVTSATATPTNNTFGFGTAQKPATPMFGSGSTQQSSTPAVAATKPFTFGGRAPQAPTTPSASPASGGFSFSAVAAKNTTAPTAETNMFGSPASASKSSFNFGGNTATQAPAAGSPAGGFSFAAAIKKEDPASTNMFGSPNTGVVKPNFGFSSTNPTPAPTFGGFGAPAAAAPTATSTNQSKPFAFGASTPAAAPSAAPLGGNLFANAVSSTQNQTKPPGVFSFGTAKSTAGTTAGNAPFSFGGASAGGIASPPSNQGLNTAKPFSFGGAGGTPAPNVFGSPAPAPPVSNPAGGFNFGGASPAQQANAGNMFAPPTPEGRPIRKATRRLQK, via the exons ATGGAGCGTCGTCGCTTTAACATGAGCAGCATGTCACCCATGGCGGATTCCACGCGGATCGACGCGTCGCTGAT CAATCGTCCGGCGGCCACTTTCCTGAGGGGACTGAGTCCCAAGTCGAATACCTCGCTCAATGGCACACGCACTCCGGAGCGGGCCTTGATGAATCGCTCTGTCTCATCGTCCAGCTCCATGTCGCGACAGAAACTGAACCGCAGTCAGGTCGATCCCAG AACATTTGCTGATGTGCACAGCAGCGGACTGACATCCCGGATCGTGGCCTTAAGCGAACGCAGTGGTCTGCAGCGCAGCATGTCCGCCAGCAATCTGTACAATCCCATGACGCAGCCGCGCAGAGCGCCCGGTTCCCCGTTGCCCTACAAGTCAAGGGCGCCGACACTTTCGATCACGCAGATTGCACCACCGGAGCGCAGCTTTTATTCCGGCAACACGCTGTCAAGCCTGTTGCGATCCAACTCCTTGGTAGGGTTAGTGCAAAAAACCAGCGAACAGGAGCAGCTTTCGAGAGAGAATCGACCCATATTGCACCCACCTCATCCACAGCATGAGAGCGAGCCAACTAGAAGCGTGCTGGAGGAGCTTAAGGAGATCTCCCGAAAGCGCATCAACACTGGA GATACGCAACATGCTCAAGACAACACGAAAAGGAGTTGCCAGCGAAGCTTTGACTTTGTGGACCATCACCGTCATCAACAGCAAATACATCAtttgcagcaacagcaaaatcAGTCCTTTAAAAGGCAACGAGAGCTGACGGTATCGGTTCCGCTTAGGCATCATTCGACATCTTTGtcggctgctcctcctgcatTGCAGCATATGCACTCGAATGGAAACATCTCCCCAACTCAATCTCCGGAGCAGGTGGCCAAACGGCGCAATTGTAGCTACAGCAACGACATCGCTTCCTCGCTGAGTTCCAGTTTCCGTCACAGCAACAAGAGGAAGCTGTTGGACATGCGAGAAAGGTTTCAGCACAGCAAAAACGACACACTAGCTAGTGGAGGAAGCTCGCCTGAGAACTCGCCCGAAAATGTGGCCAAAATTCAACGTAAAGTTGATGCAGAAGCTGTTAGCAAATCAGTGAGCATGCCCGTCGTTGCTGTGTCGGCAGTTCCTCCTTCACGAGCCATTTCGGCACCTGCGATTCAAAAGGTAGTTCCGCTGGTGACGGAAAAACCTAAGCTTACACTCTTCAATGCGCGACAATCTGAAACGCAAGTGGAACAGCCGCGGCACGATTTGAGTAGCCCGGAAGTAGATGCCGGCGAATATGCAGGCATTCAGTTCGTAAAGCCTAAGCAGCAGAATTCCATGCTGGCCGCCAAGAATCCTAGCTTAGAACGCACTCACAAGACCAAACTAGCCATTATGCTAAGTGGATTGAAGGGCGAACTGTACCAAGGTGAGCCGGACGAACTAGACGCCCCAGCGCCAAAGTCAGCGGCATCGCCTGCAACGCTTCCTACTCCCATCAAGCCCATCATCATAGCTCCTGTAACCACATCCACAACGGCCGTTATTTCCACCGCAACCATATCAACTGCGCCCAGCAAGCCGGTAATACTAAGTAACCAGGTTATAAAGCCGGCAGATGTGCCAAAAACGATTAGCACTGGCTCAGTGCCCAAACTTGTGCTTGGTAAGCCTGCTCCGCCCGCTAAAACGGAACAAACACCACCAAAACCCATCGACAAGGTCCCGGCAGGACAAGCAGATATCCCAGCCAAGTTTGAGCTATCAACCAAACCCGTCACTCCAGCAACATCAGCTCAACCACTAATCAGTTTTGGCACACCTAAATCCACAGCCGCACCATCATTCTCATTTGGAACTGCAACCAATACCTCTAGTAGCACTACTACCAATACTACCAATACTACCACATCAAAGCCCATATTCTCGTTCGGACAAACGCCTGCTAATGGTCCAACAGTAGGCGGCCTTTCTGTATTCAAAACTGACACACCAGCAACAACTTCGGTTAGCACAACTAATCCTGGGACACCGGTTACATCTACAATTACTTTCGGAGTGACACCACCCAAAACGACGACTACAGTTGCTCCGACTACAACTGTTTCGCTAAGTTTCGGCCAGCCGAATTCAGCAACTTTAGTCGCCACCAGTAAGAGCACCACAACAGCCACGATGCCATCATTTGAAGCAGCAAACACAGCGGTGAAACCGATGTTTTCCTTTGGTAAATCGAACAATTTGAGTTCAGGAACTCCGACAAACAAAGGGAGCGATGCAGCTGCCGCCAAGCCCGCTCTATTCAGTTTTGGAGGTACCACCACTCagccagctgcagctgcagctgcaccGACACCGGTATTCGGAAGTCTATCAAAACCCCTAGCCGGAGGTTTTGCATCGCCCGGGGCTAACAAATCTGAGACAACTAAGCCTGGCATCTTTGGCAATTTGGACAACGGACTTGGAAACGTAATGAAGCCACCAGCTAATGTAGCAGCCACAACCGCCGCCGAGCTTCCCAAGCCATTTGGCTTCGCAGCTACAACAACCGCTGCTGGCGGAGGATCAACTGCCACAAATCTCTTTGCATTTGGAGGGACGGCCACTTCAAAGGCAGCGGAACCAGCTCCAGCTAGCCAAAAAAACCTTTTTGGACAAAATGCAACCACAACTACGCCCTTTGCAttcggaggagcagcagcagccatcgcaggtaaaagtgaaaataaggACAACAAACCATTTGCATTTGGCGGAGGTGACAACAACGCGGTAGCCAAGCCAAGTGGAGTATTCAGCTTTGGTGGCACGGACAAGAGTGCACCACCAGCCTTCGGCAGCGGAACAACATCGGTAACATCTGCCACAGCAACACCGACAAACAACACCTTTGGGTTTGGCACGGCTCAGAAGCCTGCAACACCCATGTTCGGAAGTGGATCAACGCAACAGTCTTCGACACCGGCAGTGGCAGCCACTAAACCTTTTACATTTGGTGGTAGGGCTCCGCAGGCTCCTACTACACCGTCAGCATCTCCAGCTTCTGGAGGATTCTCGTTTTCCGCTGTTGCGGCCAAAAATACTACGGCGCCAACAGCAGAAACAAATATGTTTGGCAGCCCCGCCAGCGCCAGCAAGTCAAGCTTTAACTTTGGAGGAAACACCGCCACCCAGGCGCCGGCAGCAGGATCACCAGCTGGTGGCTTTTCATTCGCCGCGGCCATTAAGAAGGAAGATCCTGCAAGCACCAATATGTTTGGAAGCCCCAACACCGGAGTGGTGAAGCCTAACTTTGGCTTTTCAAGCACCAATCCAACTCCAGCGCCTACCTTTGGCGGATTCGGTGCTCCAGCAGCGGCTGCACCAACAGCAACTTCAACTAATCAGAGCAAGCCCTTTGCATTTGGGGCTAGCACTCCGGCTGCTGCCCCCAGCGCAGCGCCCTTGGGCGGCAATCTGTTTGCCAACGCAGTGTCTTCTACCCAAAACCAAACGAAGCCGCCAGGAGTCTTCTCATTTGGTACGGCTAAGAGCACCGCCGGCACCACAGCCGGCAATGCCCCCTTCTCGTTTGGAGGCGCATCTGCTGGCGGCATCGCCTCGCCGCCCAGCAATCAGGGCTTAAATACCGCAAAGCCATTCAGCTTTGGTGGCGCTGGTGGCACTCCAGCCCCGAATGTCTTTGGGAGCCCAGCCCCTGCTCCGCCAGTAAGCAATCCAGCCGGGGGGTTCAACTTCGGCGGCGCTAGTCCGGCCCAGCAGGCGAATGCCGGCAACATGTTTGCCCCTCCCACACCGGAGGGTCGTCCGATACGAAAGGCCACTAGGCGGCTGCAGAAATAA